Proteins from a genomic interval of Streptococcus sp. D7B5:
- a CDS encoding bacteriocin-associated integral membrane family protein translates to MKKISNFCMLLLLLCTTFFVFNINYTREVVRIREMGKTVDSLDLYLKDINEPAASVLRFFEDVSKEYKVSIIKTDSGDEVVKSGVFDKDTFPYQEFGISSLDFTTDGEGVYSNKEISNKLGTIPTFLKAKPIQLMTFQTYIKDTSRSLNGRYTITSTQEMDKDRIVQKWSDFFKIDQATLLEPTYKSAVEVINRDLLLSAIVFVLAILLLVLVTVYQPMMDMKRVGVQKLLGFQDRAVLADVVKGNLYLLLGGALVINLGVCFLLDYKPKDLFPMLWLSHFLLLQLYLFISWLTYLLIQKMTISSLLKGFSSFKFSLLFNYLMKIGTTILLTVLLVGVGKSLEQENKELDYQKQWISQGNYLTLETFQLNDNLWQEQLAGSGQAVDYFYRFYLDLVEKTQAGYVQSSSLPVKNFVKSEQIQQYQLTDTVDVYYANRNFLKSKEFKLPDTGTKKVILMPASTKGEEDKNQLLGKLIAYLSMKYEEQQKRTIEEMDIEIAYYEGDWSFFPYNEKRKENLYNPIISLVNDSDMMWDEKASLSTTGLNNPIKIENTAQHQKEVTALVEKLSDGNYLKFSSIQAIQQEKVDSYRDAVRNFNILFALVGLLSMMISYFLLVTTFLLKRTDIITKKFMGWKLIDRYRSFLRILLLVYSFPFVVLLFFTQALFPLLLFAGFTGLDILFVLFLGSKMEKRNVVQLLKGDHL, encoded by the coding sequence ATGAAAAAAATCAGTAATTTCTGTATGTTACTCCTGCTTTTGTGTACCACTTTTTTTGTTTTTAATATAAACTACACACGAGAAGTGGTGCGGATTCGGGAAATGGGAAAGACTGTAGATTCTTTGGATTTGTATTTGAAAGATATTAATGAACCTGCAGCATCTGTTCTTCGATTTTTTGAGGATGTATCAAAGGAGTATAAAGTCTCCATCATCAAAACAGACAGTGGTGATGAGGTGGTCAAGTCTGGTGTTTTTGATAAAGATACCTTTCCCTACCAAGAGTTTGGGATTTCTTCTCTTGATTTTACCACAGATGGTGAGGGAGTTTACAGTAATAAAGAAATTTCCAATAAACTTGGTACGATTCCGACTTTTCTAAAAGCCAAGCCTATTCAGCTTATGACTTTTCAAACCTATATCAAGGATACATCTCGTAGTTTAAATGGTCGCTATACGATAACTTCTACACAAGAGATGGACAAGGATAGGATTGTACAGAAATGGAGCGATTTTTTCAAGATAGACCAGGCTACCTTGCTAGAGCCGACCTATAAAAGTGCAGTGGAAGTCATAAATCGAGATTTGCTTTTATCTGCCATTGTTTTTGTCTTGGCTATTTTACTTCTTGTGTTAGTGACAGTGTATCAACCGATGATGGATATGAAAAGAGTTGGGGTACAAAAATTACTGGGTTTTCAAGATCGGGCTGTTTTAGCTGATGTTGTGAAAGGCAACCTCTACCTCCTCCTAGGTGGGGCGCTTGTGATCAATCTAGGAGTATGTTTCTTGCTTGATTACAAGCCAAAAGATTTGTTCCCAATGTTATGGTTGTCGCATTTTTTGCTTTTGCAACTTTATCTCTTTATCAGTTGGTTGACTTACCTCTTAATTCAAAAAATGACAATCAGCTCTTTGCTGAAAGGTTTTTCATCTTTCAAATTTAGTCTACTCTTTAATTATTTGATGAAAATTGGAACTACTATTTTACTGACAGTCTTGCTAGTTGGGGTAGGAAAAAGTTTGGAGCAAGAAAACAAAGAGTTGGATTACCAGAAACAGTGGATCAGTCAAGGAAATTATCTGACCTTGGAAACTTTTCAACTCAATGATAATCTGTGGCAAGAGCAGTTGGCAGGCTCAGGGCAAGCAGTGGATTATTTCTATCGATTTTATCTGGATTTGGTAGAAAAAACGCAGGCGGGCTATGTGCAAAGTAGCAGTCTTCCTGTAAAAAATTTTGTCAAATCAGAACAGATTCAGCAATATCAGTTAACAGATACGGTGGATGTTTACTATGCTAATCGCAATTTTCTAAAGAGCAAGGAATTCAAGTTACCCGATACCGGCACTAAAAAAGTTATTTTGATGCCAGCAAGTACGAAAGGTGAAGAAGATAAAAATCAGCTCTTGGGGAAATTAATTGCCTATCTTTCTATGAAGTATGAAGAGCAGCAAAAACGAACGATAGAGGAGATGGATATCGAGATTGCTTACTATGAAGGTGATTGGTCATTCTTCCCTTATAACGAGAAGCGAAAGGAAAATCTCTACAATCCAATTATTAGCTTGGTCAATGATTCTGATATGATGTGGGATGAAAAAGCTTCCCTGTCAACAACAGGTTTAAATAATCCCATTAAAATCGAAAATACAGCTCAACATCAAAAAGAGGTGACAGCGTTAGTTGAGAAATTATCAGATGGGAATTATTTAAAATTTTCATCTATTCAAGCCATTCAACAAGAGAAAGTAGATTCTTATCGAGATGCTGTTCGGAATTTCAACATACTCTTTGCTTTGGTTGGTCTTCTTAGTATGATGATTTCCTACTTCTTACTAGTAACAACTTTCTTATTGAAGCGAACAGATATCATCACCAAGAAGTTCATGGGTTGGAAATTGATAGATCGGTATCGTTCTTTCTTGAGGATTCTATTGTTGGTATATAGCTTCCCTTTTGTAGTCCTGCTATTCTTTACACAGGCACTGTTCCCGCTCTTGCTTTTCGCAGGATTTACAGGCTTAGATATTCTGTTTGTACTTTTCTTGGGCTCTAAGATGGAAAAACGAAATGTAGTGCAGTTATTGAAAGGGGATCACTTATGA
- a CDS encoding ABC transporter ATP-binding protein — MIKLENVTKTIGKKVILENLSLKINQGDLVAIVGKSGSGKSTLLNLLGLIDGDYSGHYEIFGQQNVPVNSVKSQAIIREHISYLFQNFALIDNETVEYNLMLALKYVKLSKKDKGKKIEEILERVGLSSTLHQKVSELSGGEQQRIAVARAILKPSQLLLADEPTGSLDPENRDLVLNFLLDMNKEGKTVIIVTHDAYVAQQCHRVIEL, encoded by the coding sequence ATGATAAAGTTGGAAAATGTTACGAAAACCATTGGGAAAAAAGTTATTTTGGAGAACTTATCTCTAAAAATTAACCAAGGAGATTTAGTTGCCATTGTTGGAAAAAGTGGCAGTGGCAAGTCAACCTTGTTAAATCTCTTGGGTTTGATAGATGGCGATTACAGTGGACATTATGAAATTTTCGGTCAGCAAAATGTACCTGTCAATTCTGTTAAGTCGCAAGCGATTATCCGCGAACATATCTCTTATCTGTTTCAAAACTTTGCTCTGATTGATAATGAAACGGTAGAGTATAATCTCATGCTCGCTCTAAAGTATGTAAAATTATCCAAGAAGGACAAAGGCAAAAAGATAGAAGAAATTTTAGAGAGAGTGGGATTGTCATCAACCCTACATCAGAAGGTTTCAGAGTTATCTGGAGGGGAACAGCAACGAATCGCAGTTGCTAGAGCCATTTTAAAACCGAGTCAGCTCCTGTTAGCAGATGAACCAACCGGCTCTCTAGACCCTGAAAATCGAGATTTGGTTTTAAACTTTCTCTTAGATATGAACAAGGAAGGGAAAACGGTCATTATCGTTACCCACGATGCCTATGTAGCTCAACAATGCCATCGAGTTATTGAATTGTGA
- a CDS encoding ABC transporter substrate-binding protein, whose translation MNKVKKVLMTMFGLLMFPLLFACSNAQSQGVEAIKAKGKLVVALNPEFAPFEYQKLVDGKNQIVGSDVELAKAIAKELGVEVEFSPMSFDNVLASLDSGKADLAISGVSKTEERSQVYDFSIPYYTSKNKVIVRKSELTNYQSVKDLAQKKVGAQKGSIQETLAKETLQNASLVSLPKNGNLITDLKSGQLDAVIFEEPVAKGFVENNPDLAIAEFDFDNDKEDSYAVAMKKDSKELKEAVDKTIQKLKDSGELDKLIDDAFKASIEK comes from the coding sequence ATGAATAAAGTGAAGAAGGTGTTGATGACGATGTTTGGTTTGCTTATGTTTCCCTTATTATTTGCTTGTAGTAACGCTCAATCCCAAGGTGTTGAAGCCATTAAGGCTAAAGGAAAATTGGTGGTGGCCCTAAATCCAGAGTTTGCTCCATTTGAATATCAGAAATTGGTCGATGGGAAAAATCAGATTGTAGGTTCAGATGTTGAGCTAGCCAAAGCCATCGCAAAGGAACTAGGTGTAGAAGTGGAGTTCTCTCCAATGAGTTTTGACAATGTACTGGCTAGTCTTGATTCAGGCAAGGCCGATCTTGCCATATCAGGTGTTTCTAAAACGGAGGAGAGAAGTCAAGTTTACGATTTTTCAATTCCCTACTACACTTCGAAAAATAAGGTTATCGTAAGAAAATCTGAATTAACGAATTACCAATCAGTCAAGGATTTGGCTCAGAAAAAGGTTGGAGCGCAGAAAGGCTCTATCCAGGAAACTCTGGCCAAAGAAACCTTGCAGAATGCTTCTCTCGTTTCACTTCCTAAAAATGGAAATTTGATAACAGATTTGAAATCAGGGCAACTGGATGCAGTTATCTTTGAGGAACCAGTGGCGAAAGGCTTTGTAGAGAATAATCCAGACCTAGCCATCGCTGAGTTTGATTTTGACAATGACAAAGAAGATTCCTACGCTGTTGCGATGAAAAAAGACAGTAAAGAATTAAAAGAGGCGGTTGACAAAACCATCCAGAAGTTGAAGGATTCTGGGGAGTTGGACAAATTGATTGACGATGCTTTTAAAGCCTCTATCGAAAAATAG
- a CDS encoding argininosuccinate synthase, giving the protein MSKEKVILAYSGGLDTSVAITWLKKDYDVIAVCMDVGEGKDLEFIHDKALKVGAVESYVIDVKEEFANDYVLVALQAHVYYEQKYPLVSALSRPLISKKLVEIAHQTGATTIAHGCTGKGNDQVRFEVSIAALDPNLKVVAPVREWKWSREEEIQYAKENGVPVPADLDNPYSVDQNLWGRANECGVLENPWNQAPEEAFGITSSPEEAPDSPEFIDIEFSCGVPISLNGEKMKVATLIQKLNEIAGKHGVGRIDHVENRLVGIKSREIYECPGAVTLLAAHKEIEDLTLVREVAHFKPIIENELSNLIYNALWFSPATQALIAYIKETQKVVNGTAKVKLYKGNAQVVARKSPNSLYDENLATYTSADTFDQDAAVGFIKLWGLPTKVYSEVQKNVE; this is encoded by the coding sequence ATGAGTAAGGAAAAAGTTATTTTAGCCTATTCAGGTGGATTGGATACATCAGTTGCTATTACATGGTTAAAAAAAGACTATGATGTGATCGCTGTTTGTATGGATGTGGGTGAAGGAAAAGATTTGGAGTTCATCCACGATAAAGCTCTCAAGGTTGGGGCTGTAGAGTCTTATGTCATTGATGTTAAGGAAGAATTTGCTAATGACTATGTTTTAGTGGCCCTTCAGGCTCATGTCTACTACGAACAGAAGTATCCCTTGGTATCTGCTCTGAGTCGCCCTCTTATTTCAAAAAAACTCGTTGAAATAGCTCATCAGACGGGGGCAACCACAATTGCCCATGGTTGTACAGGCAAGGGAAACGACCAAGTTCGGTTTGAAGTCTCTATTGCGGCTTTGGATCCCAATTTAAAAGTAGTTGCGCCTGTTCGTGAGTGGAAATGGTCTCGTGAAGAAGAAATCCAATATGCCAAAGAAAACGGCGTCCCAGTTCCTGCTGACCTTGACAATCCTTACTCTGTCGATCAAAATCTTTGGGGACGCGCAAATGAATGTGGTGTCTTGGAAAATCCTTGGAACCAAGCACCAGAAGAAGCATTTGGAATCACATCTTCGCCAGAAGAGGCGCCAGACAGTCCAGAATTTATAGACATTGAGTTTAGCTGCGGGGTGCCCATCTCCCTCAATGGTGAGAAGATGAAAGTGGCGACTTTGATTCAAAAGCTCAATGAAATTGCGGGCAAACACGGTGTTGGTCGTATTGACCATGTGGAAAATCGCCTAGTCGGTATTAAGTCAAGAGAGATTTATGAGTGCCCAGGTGCTGTGACTTTATTGGCAGCTCATAAGGAGATTGAGGACTTGACTCTTGTGAGAGAAGTGGCTCATTTCAAACCTATTATCGAAAATGAGTTGTCCAATCTCATCTATAATGCCCTGTGGTTTAGCCCAGCAACTCAGGCTTTGATTGCCTATATCAAGGAGACACAGAAGGTCGTCAATGGAACTGCAAAAGTTAAACTTTATAAGGGGAACGCCCAGGTAGTGGCTCGGAAATCACCAAATTCTCTTTACGATGAAAATTTGGCGACTTATACCAGTGCGGATACCTTTGACCAAGATGCGGCTGTTGGATTTATCAAGCTTTGGGGGCTTCCGACTAAGGTTTATTCAGAAGTTCAGAAAAATGTTGAGTAG
- the argH gene encoding argininosuccinate lyase, which translates to MPKNTKLWGGRFEGTVEDWVEQFGASISFDHQLAKFDLMGSLAHVQMLGQTGILSLEEAEQIQDGLQALLRDLEAGELHFDIANEDIHMNMEVLLTEKIGPLAGKLHTARSRNDQVATDMHLYLKEQLGHVLDKLANLNSVLLDLAEKHVETIMPGYTHLQHAQPISFAHHLMAYYNMFQRDSERFAFNLKHTDLSPLGAAALAGTTFPIDRQLSSDLLGFQQPYTNSLDAVSDRDFILEFLSNASILMMHMSRFCEEIINWCSFEYQYISLSDSFSTGSSIMPQKKNPDMAELIRGKTGRVYGNLLGLLTVMKSLPLAYNKDLQEDKEGMFDTVETILNSLDVLAGMLSSMQVNKAKMQQSTENDFSNATELADYLAEKGLPFREAHEIVGKLVLDSIKHGKNIQDWDLEELQAYHPLIEEDIYIYLRPETAVRRRNSLGGTGFEQVKYQIEQAKKELKGEN; encoded by the coding sequence ATGCCGAAAAATACAAAATTATGGGGTGGTCGATTTGAAGGCACTGTGGAAGATTGGGTAGAACAGTTCGGTGCGAGTATTTCTTTTGACCACCAGCTGGCAAAATTTGATTTGATGGGTTCCCTAGCTCATGTTCAAATGCTAGGACAGACTGGCATTTTAAGCTTGGAAGAGGCAGAGCAGATCCAAGATGGTCTGCAAGCTTTGTTGCGAGATTTAGAGGCAGGAGAGCTTCATTTTGATATTGCAAATGAAGATATTCATATGAATATGGAAGTGTTGCTGACAGAGAAAATTGGTCCTCTGGCTGGGAAACTACACACGGCTCGTTCTCGGAATGACCAAGTCGCAACGGATATGCACTTATATCTAAAGGAGCAGCTTGGCCATGTCTTGGATAAGTTGGCGAATCTGAACAGTGTTTTGCTGGATTTGGCTGAAAAACATGTGGAAACCATCATGCCAGGTTATACTCATTTGCAACATGCCCAACCGATTAGTTTTGCCCATCATCTCATGGCTTATTATAATATGTTCCAAAGGGATAGCGAGCGCTTTGCATTTAACTTGAAACATACGGACCTATCTCCACTGGGTGCGGCTGCCTTAGCGGGGACAACTTTTCCAATCGATCGTCAATTATCGAGTGATTTATTGGGTTTCCAACAACCCTATACCAATTCCTTGGACGCAGTGAGTGACCGTGATTTTATCTTAGAATTTCTGTCAAATGCCAGCATTTTGATGATGCATATGAGTCGTTTTTGTGAGGAAATCATCAATTGGTGCAGTTTTGAGTATCAGTACATTAGCTTGTCTGATAGCTTTTCAACGGGTTCATCTATCATGCCCCAGAAGAAAAATCCTGATATGGCGGAATTGATTCGAGGGAAGACAGGCCGAGTTTACGGGAACTTGCTTGGGCTATTGACCGTCATGAAGTCTTTGCCTCTGGCTTACAATAAGGATTTGCAAGAGGACAAGGAAGGCATGTTTGATACAGTAGAAACGATTTTAAATTCTCTGGATGTGTTGGCAGGTATGCTATCGAGCATGCAGGTTAATAAGGCCAAAATGCAGCAATCCACAGAGAATGATTTTTCGAATGCGACCGAACTGGCAGATTATTTGGCTGAAAAAGGACTCCCTTTTAGAGAAGCGCATGAAATTGTAGGGAAATTGGTTCTAGACTCTATCAAGCATGGTAAAAACATCCAAGATTGGGATTTGGAGGAGTTGCAAGCCTACCATCCCTTGATTGAAGAGGATATTTATATCTACTTGCGTCCAGAAACCGCTGTTCGGAGACGGAATTCCTTAGGAGGAACCGGCTTTGAGCAAGTGAAATACCAGATAGAACAAGCGAAGAAAGAACTTAAAGGGGAAAATTGA
- the mnmA gene encoding tRNA 2-thiouridine(34) synthase MnmA → MSDNSKTRVVVGMSGGVDSSVTALLLKEQGYDVIGIFMKNWDDTDENGVCTATEDYKDVAAVADQIGIPYYSVNFEKEYWDRVFEYFLAEYRAGRTPNPDVMCNKEIKFKAFLDYAMTLGADYVATGHYARVARDEDGIVHMLRGVDNGKDQTYFLSQLSQEQLQKTMFPLGHLEKPEVRRLAEEAGLATAKKKDSTGICFIGEKNFKNFLSNYLPAQPGRMMTVDGRDMGEHAGLMYYTIGQRGGLGIGGQHGGDNAPWFVVGKDLSKNILYVGQGFYHDSLMSTSLEASQVHFTREMPEEFTLECTAKFRYRQPDSKVTVHVKGDKAEVIFAEPQRAITPGQAVVFYDGDECLGGGLIDNAYRDGQVCQYI, encoded by the coding sequence ATGAGTGATAACTCTAAAACACGTGTTGTTGTGGGGATGAGTGGTGGTGTTGATTCGTCGGTGACGGCTCTCTTGCTCAAGGAGCAGGGCTACGATGTGATCGGTATCTTCATGAAGAACTGGGATGACACAGACGAAAACGGCGTCTGTACGGCGACCGAAGATTACAAGGATGTGGCTGCAGTGGCAGACCAGATTGGCATTCCTTACTACTCTGTCAATTTTGAAAAAGAGTACTGGGACCGCGTTTTTGAGTATTTCCTAGCGGAATACCGTGCAGGGCGCACGCCAAATCCAGACGTTATGTGTAACAAGGAAATCAAGTTCAAGGCCTTTTTGGATTATGCTATGACCTTGGGTGCAGACTATGTAGCGACTGGGCATTATGCTCGAGTGGCGCGTGATGAGGATGGCATCGTTCACATGCTTCGTGGCGTGGACAATGGCAAGGATCAGACCTATTTCCTCAGTCAACTTTCGCAAGAACAACTCCAAAAAACCATGTTCCCACTGGGACATTTGGAAAAGCCTGAAGTTCGCAGACTCGCAGAAGAAGCAGGACTTGCGACTGCTAAGAAGAAAGACTCGACAGGGATTTGCTTTATCGGAGAAAAGAACTTTAAAAACTTTCTCAGCAACTATCTGCCAGCTCAGCCTGGTCGCATGATGACTGTGGATGGTCGCGATATGGGTGAGCATGCCGGCCTTATGTACTATACGATTGGTCAGCGTGGCGGACTCGGTATCGGTGGCCAACACGGTGGTGACAATGCCCCTTGGTTCGTTGTCGGAAAAGATCTAAGCAAGAATATCCTCTATGTCGGCCAAGGTTTTTACCATGATTCGCTTATGTCAACCAGCCTAGAAGCCAGTCAAGTTCATTTTACTCGTGAGATGCCAGAGGAATTTACGCTAGAATGTACGGCTAAATTCCGCTACCGTCAGCCTGATTCTAAGGTGACAGTACATGTCAAAGGAGATAAGGCAGAGGTCATCTTTGCGGAACCGCAACGCGCCATCACACCAGGACAGGCAGTTGTCTTTTACGATGGCGATGAGTGTCTCGGTGGCGGTTTGATTGATAATGCTTATCGAGATGGACAGGTTTGTCAGTACATTTAA
- a CDS encoding SseB family protein — protein sequence MFQFFKKKTAKKEQTMSLSDYKKEYLREKTTESIEALFKELKQAKVWVPFNPNLLDESDEQEGVRLKPDILRKGDDYFYPCFLTEQDIPRDYYDRFSWLQLPLTDCLSVAEEIGEFPVRGIVLDAFSDPVEIDKGAFEAIRQL from the coding sequence ATGTTTCAGTTTTTTAAGAAAAAAACGGCTAAAAAAGAGCAAACAATGAGCCTCTCTGACTATAAGAAAGAGTATTTGAGAGAGAAAACGACAGAGTCAATTGAAGCCTTGTTCAAGGAATTGAAACAAGCTAAAGTCTGGGTCCCCTTCAATCCGAATCTTCTGGATGAGAGTGATGAACAAGAAGGGGTACGACTAAAACCGGATATTCTGCGAAAGGGAGACGACTACTTCTATCCTTGTTTCTTAACTGAACAAGATATTCCCAGGGACTATTATGACCGTTTTTCCTGGTTGCAATTACCTCTTACGGACTGTTTATCTGTTGCGGAAGAGATAGGGGAGTTTCCGGTGAGAGGGATTGTTCTGGATGCCTTCTCTGACCCAGTCGAGATTGACAAAGGAGCTTTTGAAGCGATTCGCCAATTATAG
- a CDS encoding NUDIX hydrolase encodes MTQQDFRTTVGDTVFGVRAAALILQNGKLLVTKDKGKYYTIGGAIQVNESTEDAVVREVKEELGVKAQAGQLAFVVENRFEQDGVSYHNIEFHYLVNLLEEAPLTMQEDVKRQPCEWIDLDQLQNIQLVPAFLKTALPEWNGQLKHIHLEE; translated from the coding sequence ATGACTCAACAAGACTTTCGGACAACAGTGGGAGACACGGTCTTTGGTGTTCGGGCGGCAGCCTTGATTCTCCAAAATGGCAAGCTCCTAGTTACTAAAGACAAGGGTAAATATTACACTATCGGCGGTGCGATTCAAGTCAATGAAAGCACGGAAGACGCGGTAGTCCGTGAAGTGAAGGAAGAACTAGGTGTCAAAGCTCAAGCTGGGCAGCTAGCTTTCGTGGTTGAAAATCGTTTTGAACAGGACGGTGTTTCCTATCACAACATCGAGTTTCATTACCTGGTGAATTTGCTTGAAGAAGCTCCATTGACCATGCAGGAAGATGTGAAAAGGCAACCTTGTGAGTGGATTGATTTGGATCAGCTCCAGAATATCCAGCTAGTTCCAGCCTTTTTAAAAACAGCCCTACCAGAATGGAACGGCCAACTAAAACACATTCATCTTGAGGAATAG
- a CDS encoding NUDIX hydrolase, which produces MMVKLIAHVLVHSGGDYLLIQRSEIKRGEPNVYPTYWDIPGGGVEKGELPRDGALRECIEEAGVRLDSSSLKLLHEDSQLDTSKDTVFTRLVYKAEWIGEKPIIRLDPEEHTHFKWVTMDQALEEEKLVPYLREIFERLRNDL; this is translated from the coding sequence ATGATGGTTAAGCTTATTGCCCATGTACTTGTTCATAGTGGTGGTGATTATTTGCTCATTCAGCGTTCGGAAATTAAAAGAGGAGAACCCAACGTTTATCCAACTTACTGGGATATTCCTGGTGGCGGGGTTGAAAAGGGTGAACTTCCGCGAGATGGTGCTCTTAGAGAATGCATTGAAGAAGCGGGAGTTAGGCTAGATAGCAGTTCGCTCAAACTTCTTCACGAAGATAGTCAACTGGATACCTCTAAGGATACGGTTTTTACTCGCTTAGTTTATAAAGCAGAGTGGATTGGGGAGAAGCCAATTATCAGATTAGATCCTGAAGAGCATACACACTTTAAATGGGTTACTATGGATCAAGCTCTAGAGGAGGAGAAGTTAGTTCCTTATTTGCGAGAAATTTTTGAAAGGTTAAGAAATGACTTATAA
- the mnmG gene encoding tRNA uridine-5-carboxymethylaminomethyl(34) synthesis enzyme MnmG, translating into MTYNFTEEYDIIVIGAGHAGVEASLAASRMGCKVLLATINIEMLAFMPCNPSIGGSAKGIVVREVDALGGEMAKTIDKTYIQMKMLNTGKGPAVRALRAQADKELYSKEMRKTVENQENLTLRQTMIDEILVEDGKVVGVRTATHQEYGAKAVIVTTGTALRGEIIIGDLKYSSGPNHSLASINLADNLKELGLEIGRFKTGTPPRVKASSINYDVTEIQPGDEAPNHFSYTSRDEDYVKDQVPCWLTYTNGTSHEIIQNNLHRAPMFTGVVKGVGPRYCPSIEDKIVRFADKERHQLFLEPEGRNTEEVYVQGLSTSLPEDVQRDLVHSIKGLENAEMMRTGYAIEYDMVLPHQLRATLETKKISGLFTAGQTNGTSGYEEAAGQGIIAGINAALKIQGKPELILKRSDGYIGVMIDDLVTKGTIEPYRLLTSRAEYRLILRHDNADMRLTEMGREIGLVDDERWARFEIKKNQFDNEMKRLDSIKLKPVKETNAKVEAMGFKPLTDAVTAKEFLRRPEVSYQDVVAFIGPAAEDLDDKVIELIETEIKYEGYISKAMDQVAKMKRMEEKRIPANIDWDDIDSIATEARQKFKLINPETIGQASRISGVNPADISILMVYLEGKNRSISKNQEKKA; encoded by the coding sequence ATGACTTATAATTTTACGGAAGAATACGATATTATTGTAATCGGTGCGGGGCACGCTGGGGTGGAGGCATCTCTAGCTGCTAGCCGTATGGGCTGCAAGGTATTGCTTGCGACCATCAACATTGAAATGCTGGCTTTCATGCCTTGTAATCCTTCTATCGGTGGCTCTGCCAAGGGGATTGTCGTGCGTGAAGTGGATGCCCTTGGTGGTGAAATGGCTAAAACCATTGACAAGACCTACATCCAGATGAAGATGCTCAACACTGGGAAAGGTCCAGCTGTCCGTGCCCTTCGTGCGCAGGCTGACAAGGAGCTTTACTCTAAGGAGATGCGCAAGACAGTTGAAAATCAAGAAAATCTCACCCTTCGTCAAACCATGATTGATGAAATTTTGGTGGAAGATGGCAAGGTTGTCGGTGTGCGTACAGCTACCCATCAAGAGTATGGAGCAAAAGCGGTTATTGTAACCACAGGAACAGCCCTCCGTGGGGAAATCATCATCGGAGACCTCAAGTACTCATCAGGTCCTAATCACAGTCTTGCTTCTATTAACCTAGCTGATAATCTCAAGGAATTGGGCCTCGAAATCGGTCGTTTCAAGACAGGAACCCCTCCACGTGTCAAGGCTTCCTCTATCAACTACGATGTGACAGAGATTCAGCCAGGAGATGAAGCACCAAATCACTTCTCATATACTTCACGTGATGAGGACTATGTCAAGGATCAAGTGCCATGCTGGTTGACCTATACCAATGGTACCAGTCATGAAATTATCCAAAATAACCTCCATCGTGCGCCTATGTTTACAGGTGTGGTCAAGGGAGTGGGACCTCGTTACTGTCCGTCAATTGAGGACAAGATTGTGCGCTTTGCGGACAAGGAACGCCACCAACTTTTCCTTGAGCCAGAAGGGCGCAATACAGAGGAAGTTTATGTTCAAGGTCTATCAACCAGTCTGCCAGAGGATGTACAGCGTGACTTGGTTCATTCTATCAAAGGTCTGGAAAATGCAGAGATGATGCGAACAGGTTATGCCATTGAGTACGACATGGTCTTGCCACACCAGTTGCGTGCGACTTTGGAAACCAAGAAAATCTCAGGACTCTTTACTGCTGGTCAGACAAATGGAACGTCAGGTTACGAAGAAGCTGCTGGCCAAGGGATTATCGCTGGTATCAATGCGGCTCTAAAAATCCAAGGCAAGCCTGAATTGATTTTGAAGCGCAGTGACGGCTATATCGGGGTCATGATTGACGACTTGGTGACCAAGGGAACTATTGAACCCTATCGTCTCTTGACCAGTCGTGCTGAATACCGTCTCATCCTCCGTCATGACAATGCTGATATGCGTTTGACTGAGATGGGTCGTGAGATTGGTCTCGTTGATGATGAACGCTGGGCCCGTTTTGAGATTAAGAAAAATCAATTTGACAATGAGATGAAACGCCTAGACAGCATCAAACTCAAGCCAGTCAAGGAAACGAACGCTAAGGTTGAAGCGATGGGATTCAAGCCGCTGACAGATGCAGTGACAGCCAAGGAATTCCTTCGCCGTCCAGAAGTCTCTTACCAAGATGTGGTGGCCTTTATCGGACCAGCTGCAGAGGACTTGGATGACAAGGTCATTGAATTGATTGAAACAGAGATCAAGTACGAGGGTTATATTTCCAAAGCCATGGATCAGGTTGCCAAGATGAAACGCATGGAAGAAAAACGCATTCCAGCCAATATCGACTGGGATGACATTGACTCGATCGCAACAGAAGCCCGTCAGAAGTTCAAACTCATCAATCCAGAAACCATCGGCCAAGCCAGCCGTATTTCGGGAGTAAATCCAGCAGATATTTCTATTTTGATGGTCTATCTTGAAGGTAAAAATCGTAGTATTTCTAAGAATCAAGAAAAGAAAGCATAG